The following DNA comes from Thermincola ferriacetica.
GGGCCGGTAAAGCCAATCGACCCGGCCGTACTTTTTACAGTATTCATCGGCCAGTTGTTCCAGGGTATAATCTTGATCTCCCGCACCGGCTTCATCAGCCAGAAACGAAACTCCCTTATTTAACCGCAGAAGCAAGGCTGCCTTCAAAAAGGAGCGGGGAGTTAACCCGCGATAAATCAACACCTTCATCACTCCATAGGGCCAATTGTTCTACATGTTTAAAGCTGTTATAGATTTTGCCGTTTACAGTCAAAAAAGGCAGCGCCCTTGTCACCACCACACCCATTCGTTTCAATTGGGTTATCTCGGTAATCCGGCAACTCTTCCGGGCCTTAATAATTCTGCCGGCCGAAGTATGGCCAATGCCGGGCACCCTTAGCAATTCGTAATACGAAGCTTTGTTTACTTCCAATGGATACCGGTCTATATTTTTTAAAGCCACTGCCAGCTTAGGGTCCATCTCCAGCGGCAGATTTCCGTTCTTATCAAAGGACAGTTCTTCAAAGGTTAAGCGGTATTGCCGCATCAGAATGTCGGCCTGGTACAACCTGTGTTCCCGCAGCAAAGGCGTTGCCGCCATATCTTCCAGCGGGGTTTCCGGGATCGGTTGAAAAGCGCTGAAATAGGCCCTATGCAAACCGTAATTCCGGTACAAATTGTTGACGCTGCCCAGTATTTCTGCATCACTTTCTCCTGCCGCGCCCACGACAAATTGAGTGGTTTGGCCGGCTGGCAACCTGTTTCGACCCATGAGTTTGTTAACCCATTTCATTCTCACAAGCACATCATCACTCAAATTCTTGGTTTTGCTTAAACTCTTTAAACGCTTTTGATTAGGAGCTTCTACGTTTATGGATACCCGGGTAGCCAGCTCGGTGGCTTTTTCCACATAATCATAGGTCGCACCGGGTAAAATTTTCAAATGGATATACCCCTTGTATTGATATTTAAACCGCAGGAGTTCCACGGTGTTCAGCATATCAGCCATGGTCTTTTCCGGCCGGTAGGAAACTCCTGAACTTAAAAAAAGACCTTCTACATAATTGCGCCGATAAAATTCCATAAATAATTTGGCCAGTTCTTCCGGCTGAAAACCGGTTCTAGGAACATCCCGCTGTACCCGGTTAGGACAGTAGAAGCAGTCTTTTTGGCAGGCGTTGGTCATCAATACCCGAAATAAGGAAACACATCTTCCATCGGGCAGGAAACTATGGCATACCACATTGCGTATGGCTCCCTGAAAGCCTTTGCTGTGGCCGGAACTGCACCCAGTCGCAGCACAAACATCGTATTTGGCCG
Coding sequences within:
- a CDS encoding putative DNA modification/repair radical SAM protein produces the protein MDTLEKMRILGGAAKYDVCAATGCSSGHSKGFQGAIRNVVCHSFLPDGRCVSLFRVLMTNACQKDCFYCPNRVQRDVPRTGFQPEELAKLFMEFYRRNYVEGLFLSSGVSYRPEKTMADMLNTVELLRFKYQYKGYIHLKILPGATYDYVEKATELATRVSINVEAPNQKRLKSLSKTKNLSDDVLVRMKWVNKLMGRNRLPAGQTTQFVVGAAGESDAEILGSVNNLYRNYGLHRAYFSAFQPIPETPLEDMAATPLLREHRLYQADILMRQYRLTFEELSFDKNGNLPLEMDPKLAVALKNIDRYPLEVNKASYYELLRVPGIGHTSAGRIIKARKSCRITEITQLKRMGVVVTRALPFLTVNGKIYNSFKHVEQLALWSDEGVDLSRVNSPLLFEGSLASAVK